A stretch of Prunus dulcis chromosome 6, ALMONDv2, whole genome shotgun sequence DNA encodes these proteins:
- the LOC117629619 gene encoding probable L-type lectin-domain containing receptor kinase S.7 gives MAPRKLLVFWVVFMSLFFFFTDPPFASAENVNFDFPSFNFRNLTFLGDSHIRNGVVGLTRELTVPSSSAGTVIYNNPIKFFDPEANITASFSTRFSFSITNVNPSSYGDGMSFFFSPSNRILGSPGGYLGLVNSSQLTKNKFVAIEFDTRLDLHFNDPNDNHVGLDIESLTSIKTADPILQDVEFKSGNSITAWIDYKNDQERLKVYLSYSSFKPGKPTLSVGIDLSEYLKEAVYVGFSASTEGSTEVHLIENWSFHTFGFVPTRPRLRPHNVSDTYVVVSPRIPVSGSTNKHHKRLGLGLGIAGPAFFCVALAVFGYVSVSKWMNMRRQKSFKAEVIAGPREFGYKELKSATGGFHSSRIIGHGAFGTVYKAFFVSSGTISAVKRSKHSHEGKTEFLSELSIIAGLRHKNLVQLQGWCVEKGELLLVYDFMPNGSLEKVLYQESGQGTLLDWYHRLNVAVGLASVLTYLHQECEQQVIHRDIKTGNVLLDGNFNARLGDFGLAKLMDHDKSPVSTLTAGTMGYLAPEYLQYGKATEKTDVFSYGVVILEVACGRRPIEREPGSLKMVNLVDWVWGLHSEGRIIEAADKRLNGEFEVEEMRKLLLVGLSCANPDSAERPTMRRVLQILSNEAELLGVPRVKPSLSFSSGLPLSIDDIVSDCEECSSPTSSMCEIIIN, from the coding sequence ATGGCTCCAAGAAAGCTTCTTGTTTTCTGGGTCGTCTTCATgagcctcttcttcttcttcacagaCCCGCCTTTTGCCTCCGCAGAAAACGTGAACTTTGATTTCCCCTCTTTCAATTTCCGAAACCTCACCTTCCTCGGGGATTCCCACATCCGAAACGGCGTGGTAGGTCTCACTCGTGAGCTCACCGTGCCGTCCTCAAGCGCCGGAACTGTAATCTACAACAACCCAATTAAGTTCTTCGACCCTGAAGCCAATATCACAGCTTCCTTCTCCACAAGGTTTTCTTTCTCCATCACCAATGTCAATCCGAGCTCGTATGGAGACGGCATGTCGTTTTTCTTCTCACCTAGTAACAGGATACTTGGCAGCCCAGGAGGTTATCTGGGTCTTGTTAATTCCTCCCAATTAACCAAGAACAAGTTCGTGGCCATTGAGTTTGATACCAGGCTCGATTTGCATTTCAACGACCCCAACGATAACCATGTTGGTTTGGACATTGAGAGCCTCACTTCAATAAAGACCGCAGATCCAATCTTGCAAGATGTTGAATTCAAAAGTGGGAATTCTATTACAGCTTGGATTGATTACAAGAATGACCAAGAAAGGCTCAAAGTGTATTTGAGTTATTCGAGTTTCAAGCCCGGAAAACCGACTTTGAGTGTGGGTATTGACCTCTCTGAGTATCTAAAGGAGGCTGTGTATGTGGGTTTTTCGGCTTCGACTGAGGGGAGTACTGAGGTTCATCTGATTGAGAATTGGAGCTTTCATACATTTGGGTTTGTTCCTACAAGACCAAGATTGCGGCCTCACAATGTGTCTGATACTTATGTGGTGGTGAGTCCGAGGATTCCGGTATCTGGTTCCACCAATAAACACCACAAGAGGCTTGGTTTAGGCCTTGGGATTGCCGGGCCGGCCTTCTTTTGTGTCGCTCTGGCGGTGTTTGGTTATGTTTCTGTGAGCAAATGGATGAACATGAGAAGACAGAAAAGCTTCAAAGCAGAGGTTATAGCAGGGCCAAGAGAGTTTGGTTACAAAGAGCTCAAGTCAGCCACAGGAGGGTTTCATTCTAGTCGGATTATTGGTCATGGAGCATTTGGAACTGTGTACAAAGCCTTTTTTGTCTCTTCGGGGACTATTTCTGCAGTGAAAAGATCCAAGCATTCCCATGAAGGTAAAACTGAGTTCCTTTCTGAGTTGTCTATTATTGCTGGTTTGAGGCATAAGAATTTGGTTCAACTCCAAGGTTGGTGTGTTGAGAAGGGTGAATTGCTTCTTGTTTATGATTTCATGCCTAATGGGAGCCTTGAAAAGGTGCTTTACCAAGAATCTGGACAAGGTACCTTATTGGATTGGTACCATAGACTAAATGTTGCAGTTGGTTTGGCATCTGTTTTAACGTATCTGCATCAAGAATGTGAACAGCAAGTCATTCACAGAGACATAAAGACTGGAAATGTGTTGCTCGATGGGAATTTTAATGCGAGGCTTGGTGATTTCGGATTGGCAAAGCTCATGGATCATGATAAGAGCCCTGTTTCTACACTAACAGCTGGAACAATGGGATACCTTGCGCCTGAGTATCTTCAGTATGGGAAGGCAACTGAGAAGACTGATGTTTTTAGCTATGGTGTGGTCATCCTTGAAGTGGCTTGTGGGAGGAGACCAATAGAGAGAGAACCAGGCAGTCTCAAAATGGTGAATTTGGTGGATTGGGTTTGGGGACTGCACTCGGAAGGAAGGATTATCGAAGCAGCTGACAAGAGGTTGAATGGGGAGTTTGAAGTGGAAGAAATGAGGAAGCTGTTACTTGTGGGTTTAAGTTGTGCTAATCCAGATAGTGCAGAGAGGCCTACAATGAGGAGAGTTTTACAAATCCTGAGTAATGAGGCAGAACTTCTAGGCGTGCCAAGGGTGAAACCAAGCCTCAGTTTTTCTAGTGGATTGCCTTTGTCTATTGATGACATTGTTTCAGATTGTGAAGAATGCAGCAGCCCCACCAGCTCTATGTGTGAGATCATTATTAACTGA